A part of Fusarium graminearum PH-1 chromosome 3, whole genome shotgun sequence genomic DNA contains:
- a CDS encoding N-acetyltransferase C complex catalytic subunit MAK3, with protein sequence MATTKTENLPGELRYVQYEHALEAQYLPAIRALISKDLSEPYSIYVYRYFLCQWAHLCFMALNPVDSSLIGVIVCKLEIHASHSNPTRRGYIAMLAVASDFRGHGIATTLVKKAIDAMTKRNADEIALETEETNVAAMRLYEQLGFLRTKKLHRYYLNGNSAYRLVLPLKYIDLDAGPNDLEIINV encoded by the exons ATGGCCACTACCAAAACCGAGAATCTCCCTGGCGAACTACGCTACGTCCAATACGAACATGCTCTCGAAGCTCAATATCTACCCGCGATCCGGGCCTTGATCTCCAAGGACTTGAGTGAGCCTTATAGCATCTATGTGTACCGCTATTTTCTTTGCCAATGGGCACACCTCTGCTTCATG GCACTGAACCCAGTCGACTCATCCCTCATTGGTGTTATTGTGTGCAAGCTGGAAATCCATGCCTCGCACTCCAACCCCACTCGCAGAGGTTATATCGCCATGTTGGCTGTTGCCTCTGACTTCCGTGGCCATGGCATTGCCACAACCCTTGTTAAAAAGGCCATTGACGCCATGACAAAACGCAACGCCGATGAGATTGCCCTCGAGACGGAAGAGACAAACGTTGCCGCCATGCGATTATATGAGCAGCTTGGTTTTCTGCGTACCAAGAAACTGCACCGCTACTACCTAAATGGCAACAGCGCATATCGGCTTGTTCTGCCTCTCAAATACATCGACCTCGACGCTGGACCAAACGACCTTGAGATCATCAACGTCTAA